The segment TTCTTTATTCAGCAGCTCGGTAACCGGGATCCCGCCAACTGAAGTGTATCTTCTCAAAGGCACCATCGAATCGCCATGGCTCCCCATTAACATGGCATGGACATCTTTTGGGGAAATATCAAGGGCTTCAGCAATGAAAGCTTTATACCGACCCGTGTCAAGGATACCGGCCATGCCGAAAACCTTGCGAGAATCTTTATTCGCAGCTTTATAGGCTACGTAGGTCATAACATCAAGAGGGTTTGAAACGATAATGATGATGGCGTCAGGTGAATACCGGATAGAACGCTCAACTACTTCTTTTACGATTGAGGCATTGGTTTTGATCAGATCATCACGCGTCATGCCTGGCTTACGCGGCACCCCTGAAGTGATTACAATGACCCCTGACCCTTTGGTTTTCAGGTAGTCATTAGTATAACCGCGGACCCGCGTGTTAAAATTGACGATGGATGATGTCTGCCAGATATCCAGTGCTTTTCCTTCAGCAACACCTTCTTTGATATCAAGTAATACTACTTCCCGGGCAAGGTCTTTGTGGGCAATCACGTTGGCGCAGGTAGCCCCGACATTCCCGGCCCCGATGACGGTAATCTTATTCATAAGCGTATCTTTTTTATTTTTTTTCCTGTTAGTACTCAAGCTGGAAAGATTCTATGCATGCAAATATAAAGATATTAACAGGAATGAAAGATAATTTTATCGGCAACTTTTATCCCCTGCCAGCCGGGCTTTCACGCAAATTGCATCGATGGCGCTGACACAGACCATATTCACGATCTCAGTGACTGAACTGCCGATCTGAAGGACATGAACAGATTTGTTCATACCGTTAATCACCGGTCCGATAACTTCTGCATCGGCAATGACCTGCAGTAGTTTGTACGCAATGTTACCAGCAGTAAGGTAAGGGAAGATGAAAACATTGGCCGGACCGTCGACTAGTTTGGAGAAGGGGAAATGTTCTTTCTGGATTTCGGGATTCAGGGCAACATTTACCTGCATTTCGCCATCCACGACCAGGTCAGGATAGAATTTGTGGAGATAAGCGACGGCATCGCGCTGCATATCGGGCACCCTGCCTGGATAAGACCCGAAGTTGGAGTAAGACACAAATGCGACCCTCGGTTTGATCTTGAATTGTTCAACAGCGAAAACCGTTTGCAGGGTTATCTCGATCAGGTCTTCCATGGAGGGATTTTTGTTCACCGAGCAGTCAGCAAAGAAGAAAGATCCTTTTTTTGTGTTGATGATGTACATTCCGGAAACCAGCCTGGCTCCCGGTTTTTTGCCAATTACCTCGATAGCAGGATTAAGTGTGTCGGGATAACTCCTGACGAGGCCGGAGATCATTGCATCAGCCTGGCCGGTTTCAACCATCATGGGTGCAAAATAATTGCGATGGATGAGCAATTCTTCGGCTGTCTCTAATGTGACACCATAACGCTGCCTTTTCTTATTCAATACTTCAGCGAATTCACATCTGCGGGCGGCTTCTTCATCCGACCGGGGGTCAATGATTTCGATGCCATCCAATTCCAGTTGGTTGTCAATGATAATCTTCCGGATTTTTTCAACATTGCCTAAGAGAACAGGAACGGCAAGATTTTCATTCATCACGATTTCTGCGGTCTTGCACATATTATAATTTTCAGCCTGGGCGAAAACCACCCGTTGCACATCATGCGCCGCACGGGTCCTGATCTGCCTGGTCAAAGGATTACTGAGCCCCATTCGTTTACTCAGTTCATCCTGGTAAGCATCCCAATTTGTGATGGGTTTACGGGCAACACCTGAATCCATGGCGGCTTTGGCAACAGCCGGGGCAACCCACAAAATAAGCCTCGGATCGAGGG is part of the Bacteroidales bacterium genome and harbors:
- the mdh gene encoding malate dehydrogenase translates to MNKITVIGAGNVGATCANVIAHKDLAREVVLLDIKEGVAEGKALDIWQTSSIVNFNTRVRGYTNDYLKTKGSGVIVITSGVPRKPGMTRDDLIKTNASIVKEVVERSIRYSPDAIIIIVSNPLDVMTYVAYKAANKDSRKVFGMAGILDTGRYKAFIAEALDISPKDVHAMLMGSHGDSMVPLRRYTSVGGIPVTELLNKEEIDKIIDRTRKGGGELVNLMGTSAWYAPGAAVAQMVEAIVDDEKRVFPVCAYLNGEYGLKNVYLGVPVKLGKNGIEEIIQLELTKPEMKLVEDSANSVKEVMTVLDEMKLFD
- a CDS encoding NADP-dependent malic enzyme, with amino-acid sequence MDTLSSKQALEYHSQGRPGKLEVIPTKPYSTQKDLSLAYTPGVAIPCLEIQKNPADVYKYTIKGNLVAVITNGTAVLGLGDIGPEAGKPVMEGKGLLFKIFADLDVFDIEVNTKDIDKFVETVIAIAPTFGGINLEDIKAPECFEIEDRIKEALDIPVMHDDQHGTAIITAAGLLNSLEITGKKIEEIIVVVNGAGAAAISCTKLYLSLGIKHENVIMVDSKGVLRADRTDLNPYKRFFATTRDIHTLEEALRGADVFLGLSVAGALKKEYLISMAPHPIVFAMANPVPEILYDEAVSTRDDLIMATGRSDNPNQVNNVLGFPFIFRGAMDVMATKINEEMKLAAAHALALLAKEPVPEEVNIAYLQKNLKFGKDYIIPKPLDPRLILWVAPAVAKAAMDSGVARKPITNWDAYQDELSKRMGLSNPLTRQIRTRAAHDVQRVVFAQAENYNMCKTAEIVMNENLAVPVLLGNVEKIRKIIIDNQLELDGIEIIDPRSDEEAARRCEFAEVLNKKRQRYGVTLETAEELLIHRNYFAPMMVETGQADAMISGLVRSYPDTLNPAIEVIGKKPGARLVSGMYIINTKKGSFFFADCSVNKNPSMEDLIEITLQTVFAVEQFKIKPRVAFVSYSNFGSYPGRVPDMQRDAVAYLHKFYPDLVVDGEMQVNVALNPEIQKEHFPFSKLVDGPANVFIFPYLTAGNIAYKLLQVIADAEVIGPVINGMNKSVHVLQIGSSVTEIVNMVCVSAIDAICVKARLAGDKSCR